In Anopheles gambiae chromosome 2, idAnoGambNW_F1_1, whole genome shotgun sequence, a single window of DNA contains:
- the LOC1274552 gene encoding vesicular integral-membrane protein VIP36: MQMFGIDSRKATTFPAYVVSGLLLLLFVRHSSQQSDYNDYMKREHSLFKPYQGSGMTIPYWDFIGTTFVTNSYVRLTPDLQSKNGAIWNHVPCTSINWELQVNFKVHGKGKDLYGDGFALWYSRDRLQTGPVFGSKDNFMGLAIILDTYSNHNGPHNHQHPYISAMVNNGSLSYDHDRDGTHTQIAGCEAKFRNVEFDTQINIRYENDVLTVFTDLENKATWKECFRVEGVKLPTGYYFGASATTGDLSDNHDIISIKFFELEAPSLLAEDRRQIVPSAATFEAPREHKDDPKPGMSNVKIFFLILLSMLIVVVLVVIGIMFYQKHQENARKRFY, encoded by the exons ATGCAAATGTTTGGCATCGATAGTAGAAAAGCCACAACCTTCCCGGCGTATGTGGTATCTGGACTTCTGTTGCTGCTATTTGTACGACACAGTTCGCAACAAAGCGATTACAATGACTACATGAAACGAGAGCATTCCCTTTTCAAACCCTACCAAG GATCGGGCATGACAATACCGTACTGGGATTTCATAGGTACGACTTTCGTAACGAACTCTTACGTTCGGCTGACGCCGGATCTGCAATCGAAGAATGGCGCCATTTGGAATCATGTG CCCTGCACATCTATAAATTGGGAGCTCCAGGTTAACTTTAAGGTACACGGCAAGGGCAAGGATCTGTACGGCGATGGCTTTGCACTTTGGTATTCCCGGGATCGGTTACAAACTGGACCGGTGTTCGGCAGCAAGGACAATTTTATGGGACTCGCCATCATCCTGGACacgtacagcaaccataacggTCCGCATAACCACCAGCACCCGTACATTAGTGCCATGGTGAATAATGGTAGCCTTTCGTACGATCACGATCGTGACGGGACGCACACCCAGATAGCAGGATGCGAGGCCAAATTCCGGAATGTGGAATTTGACACGCAGATCAACATCCGGTACGAGAACGATGTGCTGACCGTGTTTACCGATCTGGAAAACAAGGCCACATGGAAAGAGTGCTTCCGAGTGGAGGGCGTTAAACTGCCGACCGGATACTACTTCGGTGCATCGGCGACCACAGGAGACCTGTCCGATAATCACGATATCATATCGATCAAGTTCTTCGAACTTGAGGCTCCGTCTCTACTGGCCGAGGACCGCCGTCAGATCGTACCGTCGGCAGCTACATTCGAAGCACCGCGCGAACACAAAGACGATCCAAAGCCTGGCATGTCGAACGTGAAAATATTCTTCCTTATTCTGCTCTCCATGCTGATAGTCGTTGTGTTGGTTGTGATAGGCATTATGTTCTATCAGAAACACCAGGAAAACGCTCGGAAGCGGTTCTACTAA
- the LOC1274553 gene encoding DNA replication licensing factor Mcm5, whose translation MDGFDDVGVFFSDNFDGDQQQNSNQINLQLVKKQYREFIRTFCEANFSYKYRDTLKRNYLLGRYYLEVEIEDLAGFDESLADKLYKQPTENLQIFEEAAREVADEITSPRPEGEEVVHDIQVLLVSGANPTNIRDLKSDCVSKLVKVAGIIIAASGIKAKATRISIQCRTCNNVIPNLPVNPGLEGYQLPRKCNTEQAGRPKCPLDPYFIMPDKCRCVDFQVLKLQELPDFIPQGEIPRHMQLFCDRSLCERVVPGNRVLIHGIFSIRKIARQGKRDGRDKAIIGVRAPYMRVVGITVDTEGMGAISRFNNITSEEESTFRKLAANPNIYDTLADSLAPSIFGSQDIKKAITSMLFGGSRKRMPDGLTRRGDINILLLGDPGTAKSQLLKFVEKVAPIAVYTSGKGSSAAGLTASVIRDPATRNFIMEGGAMVLADGGVVCIDEFDKMKEDDRVAIHEAMEQQTISIAKAGITTTLNSRCSVLAAANSIFGRWDDTKGDENIDFMPTILSRFDMIFIVKDEHDQQRDITLAKHVMSVHMNASKATAEPKEGEIPLAMLKKYIHYCRTHCGPRLNEAAAEKLKSQYVRLRAGVGEHEKAIDKRLSIPITVRQLEAIIRISESLAKMQLQPFATEAHVSEALRLFAVSTMTAASSGSLAGAEGFTSEEDTEILNRIEKQLKRRFAIGSQVSEQSIIQDFARQKYSEAAVRKVIHTLIRRGELQHRLQRKMLYRLS comes from the exons ATGGATGGATTTGATGATGTTGGTGTTTTCTTCTCGGACAACTTCGATGGTGACCAGCAGCAGAACTCGAACCAGATCAATCTGCAACTGGTGAAGAAGCAGTATCGCGAGTTCATTCGAACATTCTGTGAAGCTAACTTTTCCTACAAATATCG TGATACGCTGAAACGCAACTACCTTCTCGGGCGCTATTATCTGGAGGTGGAGATCGAGGATCTGGCTGGGTTCGATGAATCGCTGGCCGATAAACTGTACAAACAACCGACAGAGAATCTTCAAATATTTGAGGAAGCTGCCCGGGAAGTGGCCGACGAGATAACCTCCCCAAGACCTGAAGGCGAGGAAGTCGTGCACGACATTCAGGTGTTGCTCGTTTCCGGTGCGAATCCGACCAACATCCGCGACCTCAAGTCAGACTGCGTGTCGAAACTGGTGAAGGTTGCGGGCATCATTATCGCGGCCTCCGGAATCAAAGCCAAAGCAACCCGCATCTCTATCCAGTGCCGCACCTGTAACAATGTCATTCCGAATTTGCCTGTTAATCCGGGCTTGGAAGGGTATCAACTGCCCAGAAAGTGTAACACGGAACAGGCAGGACGGCCGAAGTGTCCGCTTGATCCTTACTTCATAATGCCGGACAAATGTCGCTGTGTCGATTTCCAGGTGTTGAAGCTGCAGGAACTGCCCGATTTTATACCGCAGGGAGAAATCCCGCGCCACATGCAGCTGTTCTGCGATCGCAGCCTGTGCGAACGGGTGGTGCCTGGCAATCGAGTACTGATACATGGCATTTTTTCGATCCGGAAGATCGCTCGCCAGGGTAAGCGCGATGGTCGGGATAAAGCAATTATAGGCGTGCGTGCTCCGTACATGCGAGTGGTGGGCATTACGGTCGACACGGAGGGGATGGGTGCTATATCACGCTTCAACAACATTACGTCCGAGGAGGAATCAACGTTCCGTAAGCTGGCTGCCAATCCGAACATTTACGACACGCTGGCGGACAGTTTGGCTCCGAGCATTTTCGGCTCGCAGGATATTAAGAAAGCGATCACGAGCATGCTGTTTGGCGGATCGCGTAAGCGAATGCCGGACGGATTGACGCGTCGTGGGGACATTAACATTCTCCTGCTGGGAGATCCAGGAACCGCCAAATCGCAGCTGTTGAAGTTTGTCGAAAAGGTTGCACCGATTGCAGTGTACACGTCAGGCAAGGGCTCCAGTGCGGCTGGTCTGACCGCATCAGTAATCCGTGACCCGGCAACCAGAAATTTCATCATGGAGGGTGGCGCCATGGTACTAGCGGACGGTGGTGTCGTGTGTATCGACGAGTTTGACAAGATGAAGGAAGACGATCGAGTCGCGATTCACGAAGCGATGGAGCAGCAGACAATCTCGATCGCAAAAGCTGGCATCACGACTACACTGAACTCACGATGCTCGGTCCTGGCAGCGGCCAATTCCATCTTCGGCCGGTGGGATGATACGAAAGGTGATGAAAATATCGATTTCATGCCGACCATTCTGTCCCGTTTCGATATGATCTTCATCGTGAAGGACGAACACGATCAGCAACGCGATATCACGCTGGCCAAGCACGTCATGAGCGTCCACATGAACGCATCGAAGGCGACAGCCGAACCAAAGGAGGGTGAAATTCCTCTAGCCATGCTGAAGAAGTACATCCACTACTGTCGCACGCATTGTGGTCCACGGCTGAACGAGGCGGCGGCCGAGAAGCTTAAAAGTCAGTACGTGCGACTGCGTGCCGGTGTTGGCGAGCATGAAAAAGCGATAGACAAACGTCTGTCCATTCCGATCACCGTGCGCCAATTGGAAGCCATTATTCGTATCTCCGAATCGCTGGCCAAGATGCAGCTGCAACCATTTGCAACAGAGGCTCATGTCAGCGAGGCGCTGCGTCTCTTTGCCGTGTCGACGATGACCGCTGCCAGCAGTGGTTCGCTTGCCGGTGCGGAAGGATTTACCAGCGAAGAGGATACGGAGATATTGAACCGGATCGAGAAGCAGCTGAAGCGTCGGTTCGCCATCGGATCGCAGGTGTCGGAGCAGAGCATTATTCAGGACTTTGCGCGCCAGAAATATTCAGAAGCAGCAGTGCGGAAGGTTATTCACACGCTGATACGGCGCGGCGAGTTGCAGCACCGTTTGCAGCGAAAGATGTTGTACCGATTGTCctga
- the LOC1274554 gene encoding wolframin: MASWANRPPIESNGGSSSSRKKWNLEDKKSLRNLKYHFAEDGCSEVQFALAKQLLEENSETDPAHNHAQGVHWLLRAAQQGHEASIELLKECYENGRGITEANEEDVRTILAMSPGERSARRAAQELFASLSNGEEYVTAAQLEKRMREIYKMDKKRRRTQPDGAEAEGSMEHSLGGGGGSDGGRSPAGESSIGSPNAGSHRLHRSPTVNHISEAHLLAAAVNYSNGHLPAVSDALMLSSPDPHSLNHVPCFHRPFFHPFMFFQLLYHRFVSLLSTFPGSSGSSWMQLGLVLITYWYFASDNLVSLLPVGGYYLSLAIMVLCSFRMLKSKHEFIDFRMWSGLFLRYGDEHLNTNDSENQYLRNNLKPYFYFFTAFFVNMVLQPNINDQWLPFSEITVLAFALTFLTMFAFIYTSGDSFPDYLILFSFGLNVLAKYPYEMDDVVTTGWRFLDLKVPGFSTFVIGNGIEFCLNCRAMLYLMIPGFLMYIARRNNWRGIYQYLIPHCVTLAWLQICIISSQSATMFGLVRGALGLSGLLLFLPLFGIVTLLIPVFAVIEWLSLSDSTVRLWSSIGAAVTAVAISGYMASSRRTERYVTFLQIAICVIGTIFLTLPHMMSNFETIGVNENRLFESTTSDSLDDPREPTSGGDALPSTLSWDTYYQFCHQPAWDTENKVKTQLRCTNLDGILVRWEGTVVDMAISSRRNLRAQLIEGYLPKFLADRITCIYGEPIEPDCGNLNGSVEGECENLKHFMQRQRTCHLNKWNTYEYELKIRMSTGLLTKPVEVVLKAQHVFGNFTQSLNYSDRVWFVGVLRDSAQSGIASSGNTDQPHWDTVSSGFNLNMGGQAGSFGVHSMRLGRKNPLVELHSIGCRQCRNPDLPTVHLTEGMKVNGRMRDLLRGVKYLLNVIFNPLVIFK, translated from the exons ATGGCCAGTTGGGCAAACCGTCCTCCCATCGAAAGTAACGGCGGTTCTTCGTCATCGCGCAAGAAATGGAACCTTGAAG ATAAAAAGTCTCTTCGCAACTTAAAGTACCATTTCGCCGAAGATGGCTGCTCGGAAGTGCAGTTTGCGCTGGCTAAGCAACTGCTGGAGGAAAACTCCGAAACCGATCCGGCTCACAACCACGCGCAAGGAGTGCACTGGCTGTTACGCGCCGCTCAGCAAGGACACGAAGCGTCAATCGAACTGCTCAAAGAATGCTACGAAAATGGCCGTGGCATTACCGAGGCGAACGAGGAAGACGTTCGCACTATCCTGGCCATGAGCCCGGGGGAGCGTTCTGCACGCCGGGCAGCGCAAGAACTCTTTGCGAGCCTCTCGAATGGCGAGGAATACGTGACGGCAGCACAACTCGAAAAGCGTATGCGGGAAATTTACAAGATGGACAAAAAGCGCCGACGCACCCAGCCGGATGGCGCCGAAGCAGAAGGAAGCATGGAACACAGCTtgggtggaggtggtggatCCGATGGTGGACGATCGCCTGCTGGAGAATCATCGATCGGTAGCCCAAACGCCGGCAGCCATCGGTTGCATCGTAGCCCGACCGTGAACCACATTTCCGAGGCGCATCTCTTAGCGGCCGCCGTCAATTATTCGAACGGACATCTTCCGGCCGTGAGTGATGCACTCATGCTGTCATCACCCGATCCTCACAGCCTGAATCACGTGCCATGCTTTCATCGACCATTTTTCCACCCCTTCATGTTCTTCCAACTGCTGTATCATCGGTTCGTGTCGCTCCTGTCCACGTTTCCCGGCTCGAGCGGTAGCAGCTGGATGCAGCTGGGTCTCGTTCTCATCACTTACTGGTACTTTGCTAGCGATAACCTTGTATCACTGCTGCCCGTTGGGGGATACTATTTGAGCCTCGCCATCATGGTATTGTGCAGCTTCCGGATGCTGAAATCCAAACACGAGTTCATAGATTTTCGAATGTGGTCTGGACTGTTCCTGCGTTACGGTGACGAACATTTGAACACCAACGACTCGGAGAACCAGTATCTACGCAACAACCTGAAGCCCTATTTTTACTTCTTCACGGCGTTTTTCGTCAACATGGTCCTGCAGCCTAACATTAACGACCAATGGCTACCGTTTTCCGAGATAACGGTGCTCGCTTTTGCGCTAACCTTTCTCACGATGTTCGCCTTCATTTACACGTCGGGCGATTCCTTCCCGGACTATCTGATCCTGTTCTCGTTCGGGCTGAACGTGCTCGCCAAGTACCCGTACGAAATGGACGATGTCGTGACGACGGGTTGGCGCTTTCTGGATCTAAAAGTGCCTGGATTTTCGACGTTCGTTATCGGCAATGGAATTGAATTTTGTCTAAACTGCCGCGCGATGCTCTATCTCATGATTCCGGGCTTTCTTATGTACATAGCGCGACGTAACAACTGGCGTGGCATCTACCAGTACCTCATTCCGCACTGTGTGACTCTTGCATGGTTACAGATCTGCATCATAAGCTCGCAGTCGGCGACAATGTTCGGTTTGGTGCGTGGTGCTCTAGGATTATCCGGACTGTTGCTGTTTCTACCGCTCTTTGGCATCGTCACACTGCTAATTCCCGTGTTTGCCGTCATCGAGTGGCTCTCGCTATCGGATTCAACCGTCCGACTTTGGTCGTCGATTGGCGCAGCTGTGACGGCCGTTGCCATCTCGGGCTACATGGCGAGCTCGCGGCGAACGGAACGATACGTCACCTTTCTGCAGATTGCAATCTGTGTCATTGGAACCATCTTCCTCACACTTCCCCACATGATGTCGAACTTTGAAACGATTGGAGTGAATGAAAATCGCCTATTCGAATCGACAACGTCCGACTCGCTCGATGACCCTCGCGAACCAACGAGTGGTGGCGATGCCCTGCCATCGACTCTCAGCTGGGATACGTACTACCAATTCTGCCATCAGCCGGCGTGGGATACAGAGAATAAAGTGAAGACGCAACTTCGCTGTACCAATCTCGATGGCATACTTGTCCGTTGGGAGGGAACTGTAGTCGATATGGCAATCTCGAGTCGTCGCAATCTTCGGGCCCAACTAATCGAAGGATATCTGCCAAAGTTTTTGGCCGATCGCATCACCTGCATCTACGGTGAACCAATTGAACCGGACTGTGGCAACCTAAATGGATCGGTGGAGGGTGAAtgtgaaaatttaaaacatttcatgCAACGACAACGCACGTGCCATCTCAATAAATGGAATAC CTATGAGTACGAACTGAAGATACGAATGTCCACTGGACTGTTGACCAAACCCGTCGAAGTTGTTCTGAAAGCACAGCACGTGTTCGGAAACTTTACTCAAAGTCTCAACTATTCTGATCGCGTATGGTTCGTCGGCGTGTTGCGCGATTCGGCTCAATCCGGGATCGCGTCATCCGGAAATACCGATCAGCCACATTGGGACACGGTTAGCAGTGGATTTAACTTGAACATGGGAGGACAGGCCGGAAGTTTCGGTGTGCATTCGATGCGATTGGGACGCAAGAACCCGCTAGTCGAACTCCATTCAATCGGATGTCGACAGTGTCGTAATCCTGACCTCCCGACTGTTCATCTCACCGAAGGCATGAAGGTAAATGGACGTATGCGGGATCTACTGCGAGGGGTAAAGTATTTGTTGAACGTCATCTTCAACCCGCTGGTGATCTTTAAGTAA